The Cryptomeria japonica chromosome 9, Sugi_1.0, whole genome shotgun sequence DNA segment AGCATCAAATCTTATGATGTTTGTTTGCTTTGCTATGTTACAGCCATGTCGATCAGCTCAAAGGAAAAGACAACCCTTGCAGCACCCTCGCTAGACAAGCAAGTCATACCAAACAAAGGTAGCCCTCTCAATTCCTTCATTCCCACCCAAATTATTTGCTTTCACAAATTGCATTACTTCTCTCTTTCTAGTGCCCATTGCAGCTTGAATTTATTATTTGTTATAGTCCAAGCCTATATATCAATGATGTATACAACATAGCACAATATGTCAATCAGTTATTGTCATGTAAATTAAAAAAGAAATTCATACCTAATTGACTTTGCACTCTGATTGCCATCCTATGCTATGCTTTCTTCCCTTTGCAGGAGCTCTACCAAGGTCGAATACAATAAGCAAAATAGCACTCCTTCACACGAGCACATACAAAAATGGTAACATCTGTGCACTCTGCTAATGAACTTCGCACCTCTTCCATATTGCATTGATTTCCTAGTGTCGTCAAACACTAATGACATTGAAGCTAAATATGCCTCTTTACTCCCCACTTTGTTAATGAATCACCTTAGTCTCAACGACATTCCATAAATTTGCTACCATTGCATTGATCTCAATCTGTTGATTTTGTAGATGCCTCACCAACATGGAAGCCAGTGCACCAGACGCCACCTCTCCACAACATCACACAATAAAACGGTAAAGCTAGTGTTCCTCCACAGATACATTTATCCTCATAGCACGTTTTCATTCATTCACTCTATAAGTTGCTCTTGTATACATTGATCCCCATACAATATCTTCATTCACTCTCTAAGTTGCACTTTTTGCTTTGCTTTCTTGTAGGCAAATTAGCAACATTAAACAACAAAACTTTGCCCCTGTCAAAATGCAGCCGCACAAAATTGAACATAAAAAAAGCTATCCAAACCATCTATCTCATTTCTACTAACACTATTTTTCTTTCAACTTATTTGCTCCTTCAATTTCACTTCCACTCTATTTCTTGTCCATCAATAGATTACATTTCTGCTTGGTCACTAGTCTACTCACTATTCATTTCCCTTTTGTGAGATGAGACATTTTTGACACAACCAACCATGTACAAATAGCACACTAATATTTTGCCTTGCCTTCTTGCTTTATCTATAGTCAACAAATGGATTCTTTCAAGTAGCATAATCGTAATGCAGATTCCACCAAACAACAAAATCCGAATCCACAACCACATACAAGCAAGAGGTAACATATGTCAATCCTGATAACAAAAGAAGTTCTACCTTCTGAAACTCACATTTAGATTGGAGTTTGACTTGAATTATCTGACTTTGATTCCTTCATACCCTGTCAACCCCCTCAAGTCACTAAAACACTTTTTGCACTTTTCCTGCAGATCCACTGGCCACATGGAATGTGATCAGCAAGAGAGTGGTGTTGAAGCCCTGCATATAAGCAAATGGTAAAAATGCCCACCGTAGTAAGAAGACTTACACTTACACAATGTTTCTTGAAGTCCTTTACTGATGTTTTGCTCTCATGTCATGTAGCCAACTCCAACCTCTGGGACAACAAACAACACCATCTTCCAGACATGCTCCACAAACTAGCCATTCAAGCCACAGGTATCCCTCTCAAATTCTGCCATctatttcaatttttcttttcacTTGGAGACACATATTAAAAACTTGTGCGCAAGTCTCGTGATTGTTGCAATTTGTCTTGTTGTTTGTTTACCTGCCACACTTTCTTGAggctgttttgttttgttttattgagATCTCTTCATGTCCAACATCCCATTCTTTTTCATTTATTCCCTCGAGTTCAATTTGGTTACTAAAACACAAGCATCATTTCTCAACCACAGCACTGCAGTGACTATAAAACAATCTCCAATCTCCTTGTTGCCTTAAGCTTTTGAAGCATTTTCTGATGTATCCAATTCATTTCTTTAAATTGAAATCAAAACCAGTAATTATTCTGTTTGGTTTTCCCTCTACAGCCCATGCACTTGTCAAGGCTTCCATGCATTGCAAACATGTTCACCATGCCTATTGCAACTACAACATATGACAACATAAATCTCGCCTTTACGCTTTGATAAATGACGTTAAACCAATGGACCTTCTTGAAGTTTCCAAATCTTCCCAATAGATGCATACGCATGCCCTTTTACACTTCATGGGAGCACACTTCTTTAATGTTCAATTACTTTGCAATCTTTGAATACATTACAAGCACCCTGTTCATGCTTTCACATTCACATTCTTTTATTGGTTCCACTGTTGTGGTCCACATCTTAGTTTATGCATTTCACAACTCTAGTTTGGATCATGGGTGCAATTGTCTCTTAAGTAAAATTGCATGTATTATTGTGTTCACCTTATTAGAGTTTCATAAGCTTTAAGTTGATTCCAATAAGCATGGATTGCTGCCAATAAACATCGATTGGTTTACTAATGCTCGTTCATTAATTCGCTATTGACCCTTCCTTGTGCAGCCTTTCTTCAACACCGCCAAAACCTAGCACAATACTGGACTTGTGTACACAACGAATTGGTTATATGTTTGAAGGTGACATTCTTGTTCTATATGGACCTGCCAAGTACACCAACACACAAAACAAAACTGAGATATTGCATGTGGACCTGATAGATTGTAAAGGCCAGATGACAGTCACAATGAATATTAGCAACACATTGGTGGACACCTTTTTGCCACGCTTGACCATTGGATCAGGCATCCACATTTCCAActttacaattaaaaataaatcacaGTACGAAAGAGGTGATGTAGATTGTTGCATTGCTCTCACTACAAAAAGCACCTTTGAAACTACCCCATGTGTTTGTACCGAACACAAACTAGCACCCGATTTTACAATCTCACAACTAAGCGAAGCTGACTGCGACTATTTCGTTGGTTCATTTGGAGCAATTGGAACTAGTTACCATTTGACCAAAACACACCTTGAAGTACATATAAAGGATGGTGATCTGCAGGAAGATATGGCCATTGTACATCTTGAACACTTTGAATTGCACCTTCTTTTTTTGTTCCTCCTCTCATGTCCTCTTCTGCCCTTCCCACTAacatttttattttgcaggttctcaTCTCCACCACCTACACAGAATTATGCACAACTTTGCAACAACTCTTATCAACAGTAGATATGCCTTTTATACTGTTCAAAATATTGTGCGTAATGGTCCCCAAGGAAGCCGGTCATTCCACCCATTGCAGTCTACTTTCATTGAAGAGCTTAATGACCAGTGCACAAAAGCACATTTGGAGACACTTGCCAAATGTAATATCCAGGTGATCACACGTACCTTTACAACTCTGCCCTAATCTTTCTACTACATAGTATTTACAATTCTTTTCTTACTGTACACAGTGCAATTGCAGGTTGTCAGTGTCCTCAAAGCAAAAAATGCCTATTTTCCACCCTATGAAATATCTTGCTCAACGTGCCACCACTCCCTACCATTTGATGTTGCAATTGACATGGACTTTGTCCATTGCACGTATTGTAACGCTGACACACAAACCTCTTGCCACCATAACATACTTTGCACATTGAATACACAAGAAGGCAACATCGACTGCTCCTTGCAAGGAGACATACTTCAACAAACTTACCCAGATATCACAGATATAACATATGAACAATACCAACAAGACATCTCACCAATGGTCTTTATGTTGCACAGGCTCCACGTCTATGGCACTTTCACATTAGCTGTGAACAACACCATTATTAATATTGTCAAGCAATAGGAATTTTGGTGTAATTGGGTTTTAACACTCTCCATGTTAATGAATATTGCAAACTTGAAAAATACTTCAGCCTTTAAAGCTTGTGAACCTTATTACTTTTTTGGGTGGCAATGGCcctacaaaatatgatactgtctGACTATCACAAACTCTGCTACTGTGTTAATATAATGTCAATATGCTTTCCTCTTGGAACCACCAGGTAAGGGCTTGCATGAACCACATCCCTCAAGTCTTGGACAATATAATTTCCCTGGACAAGTATTGCGGGTTACAAATATTCCAAAACACAACTTGGGCAGAATAATCACCTTGAACAAAT contains these protein-coding regions:
- the LOC131858427 gene encoding uncharacterized protein LOC131858427; protein product: MHNFATTLINSRYAFYTVQNIVRNGPQGSRSFHPLQSTFIEELNDQCTKAHLETLAKCNIQVVSVLKAKNAYFPPYEISCSTCHHSLPFDVAIDMDFVHCTYCNADTQTSCHHNILCTLNTQEGNIDCSLQGDILQQTYPDITDITYEQYQQDISPMVFMLHRLHVYGTFTLAVNNTIINIVKQ